TACGGCTTCAAGGCAGGTTCAGAGGTCGACGTCGAGGCGGATGAGGACTGGCCCGTTGTCGATGTTGGCACCAGTCTTTCCGGTCTGGTCGGCGGCTTGCTCACCTTGCTGGTGGCGGGACTGGCCGCCTGGCTGCTGCGAGGCCGCTCCCGCGTCTGAAACGCCGCATCTCCCGAAGCATAAAAGGCAACAGGGCCACCGCGATCCGGTGGCCCTGTTGCGTTTGCTGAAAAGTTGTCACCGCTAAAGGCAGATCAAAAACGCCCATCTGCCGATTTCAAGCCCGTGTGCGGGCGATAAGTTTGGCGCGGGGAATCGGCACCCGCAGACCAGTGAGGCGCAGCGCGCCCTCTTGCCAGACGTTTTCCGCCAGGTGGAGAAAGGCCAGGAGGTCCGGTGGCGGCGAACTTTGCAGGTAGGTGTCGGCGAGGCGGGCGACGATCCGGTCGAAACCGGCCCGCGAAGAGCCGTGGGCGAAGTTGCGGCCGGGAAAACGGCGGATGTCGCCGTCGCAGGTGGCGGAGATATGGTAGAGCTCGTGGATGACGGTGGCCAGCTTTTCGGCGAAGGGGAGGCGCAGAAAGCGGGGGACGAAGACGGTGACAAGATAGCGGATCTCCCGGCCGTCGTGGCTGAGGGTCGGCATGCGGTAGGTTTCCCGCCAGGGGCCCCGGCGCCGGGTCAGTTCCCGGGCGCCGCCGGCAAAGCGCAAGGGGGCGATGCGGGCGAGCAGGCCGTGCCGCCCCTCGGCGCGGGAGCGGGCGATGGCGAAGAGCACCTGTTTCGGATCGATGTGGGACAGTTCCGGCAGCGACTCCGTCAGGTGTCGGCAGAGGGCCGCCAGTTGCACCGAGAGGTCGAGGGTCAGCGTTCTTCCCATTTGTGACAGATCAGGCAGCGGGAAGGCGTTTTGTGATTCTGGTTGTCGGGCAGCGGGGCGAGGCCGCCGGTGTAGTGGCATTCGCCGCAGAATTTTTCGGCGGCCATCTTGCCGTCGCTCTGGACCACGGCCAGGTATTGCTTGTGGTTGTCGTCGTAGGGGACACGGGCCGTCTTGATGTCGCCGGAGATGGCGTAAAAGACGGCGAAGACCGCGGCGACGATAGCAACAAAGAGCAGATCGCGTTTTTTCAGGGACATGCGTACCTCGTTTGGGGCAGGGCGGCCGCACAGCGGCCGGTGGATGTTCAGCGACGCGGGCGGTCAGAATGATGAGGAAGGTAGGGAACCGGGACGGCGTCGCCGTGGCGCGCCTATTCCCCCTTGATGAAAAGAAAGTAGATGGCGGCGAAGACGATCACGGCGCCAACCAGGATGAAAACCACCAGCGGTTCGGTCCCCACCTCGCCGGCCGCCGTCCCCTTGCCGAGGGTGTAGACGACCAGTCCGGCCATGCCGGCGACGGTAAAGAGGGTGACGAGCAACACCCGCCAGCGCATGATCAGGGCGGTGATGGTGAGCAGGGCGATACTGCCGAGCAGCCAGGGATTGTGCAGGAGGTTGTTCAGGTCGATTTCGCGCAGGGCGGCAATCACCCGGCCGGTTTCAAAACGCTGCAGAAATTCGATAACATTGGAAAAATCCATAACAACTCCGCCGATTCGGAAGAAATCCGACTTCTCCTATATATTTGCTGCACGATAACAGGTTTCATGTGCAAAGGTAAAGTCCAAAAACCCCCCGCATCCTTGACTTTCCCGGGGCTCTTCACTACTATCGACCCCTGTTTTAATCGGCTGACGAAAAGCGCTCCTCCGCATTTTCCCTCGGCCTTTTGAGCGGGATTTTCAGCGGCTCGTCGATTTTTTCAGGAAAGAAGATTCGCGCTTTGTCCGAACGTGCTATCGGGGTATTCGATTCCGGGGTGGGCGGCCTGACCGTCCTCAAGGAGATGCTGCGCCTGCTCCCTGGTGAGGAACTGGTCTATCTTGGGGATACCGCTCGCGTTCCCTACGGCAGCAAGAGCCCGGCGACGGTTCTGCGCTACGCCCTGGAGGCGGCGGCCTTTCTCGTCGAACAGCGGGTGAAGATGCTGGTGGTCGCCTGTAATACGGCCTCCTCGGTGGCCCTCGACGAACTGGAGGAACGTTTCCGCCTGCCGGTGGTCGGGGTGATCGAGCCCGGCGCGCGCAAGGCTGTGGCGGTGACTCGCAGCCGCCGAGTCGGGGTCATCGGCACCGAGGGAACGATCGCCAGCGGCGCCTATACCCGCGCCATCCATGCCCTCGATCCGACCATCGCGGTCTTTTCCGCCCCCTGCCCCCTCTTCGTCCCCCTGGCCGAGGAAGGCTGGGCCGAGCATTCGGTGGCGCTGCTCACCGCCCGGGAATACCTGGCGCCGCTGATGGCCAAGGGGATCGATACCCTGGTTCTCGGCTGCACCCACTACCCCCTGCTCAAAAGCACTTTGCGGCAGGTGCTGGGCGATGAGGTCGCCCTAGTCGATTCGGCCGAGGAGACCTCCCGCACGGTCGAGGCCATGCTCAACGGCCATCGACTTCCCCGCCAGAGCGATCCGGGGGGGCCGCGCTTTTTCGTCACGGATATTCCGACCCGCTTCGTTCGGGTGGGCGGCGCCTTTCTCGGCCGCGATCTGAACGGGGTTACCCAGGTCAGCCTCGATTGAACGCGGCCGGTTTTTTTGGGATCATTCGCTTGCGCCGCCTGAGGAGGTTTCCATGGTCACACCACAAAAAAAACCGCTGAACAAGCTGCTGCCGGCGCTGGTGATCGTCTTGCTCGGCGTGGCCGGGGTGCTGCTCGGGCGTTTTCTTTTCGCGCCGTCGAAGCCACCCGTCCCGCCGCCCCCGCCGCCGCCCGTGATGCGCGAGGTGCAGCTCTATTTCGCCACCGTCGCCGGTGATGGCCTGGTGGTAGAAACAGGCCGGATCGAGGATTGCCAGGTGCTCGAGGATTGTCTGCGGCGCACGCTGGAAGCCTTGGTCGCGGGACCTGCAGGGCCGCTGGTGCCGGTGTTGCCGCCGGGCACGCGGGTGCAGACGGTGACCATCGACGGCGCGACGGCCTGGGTCAGCTTCAGCCGCGAGCTGGTCTCCGGCCATCCCGGGGGGAGCATGAGCGAACTGCTCACCGTGCAGGCCCTGGCCAATACCTTGGCTGCCAACTTTTCCCACATCCGCCAGATCCGGATCCTCATCGAAGGGGAGCCGGTGCAGACCCTCAAAGGGCACGTCGATCTGCGCGGCCCGATCACCGCCGACTTTTCTCCGGCCCGGCCCCGGCTTGATGCCGGCGCCGCTCAACCCAACGAGGAATGACATGGCCGATTTTCTTCAAGCCATCAAGGAACAGGTGCTGGTGCTCGACGGCGCCATGGGCACCATGCTGCAAGAGCGCGGCCTTCAGGCCGGAGCCTCCCCCGAAGCGATGAATCTGGAGGCGCCCGCGGTCGTTGAGGGGGTGCATCGCGCCTATGCCGAGGCCGGGGCGGACATCCTGGTGAGCAACACCTTTGGCGGCAGCCGCAGCAAGCTGGCCCATTACGGGCTGGAAGGGCGGGTCGCCGAGATCAACCGGGCCGGGGTCGAGATCGTTCGCCGGGCCGCCGGTTCCGGGCAGTTTGTGGCCGCCTCCATCGGCCCGACCGGACGTTTTCTGCAGCCGGTGGGGGATGCCGGTTTCGACGAGATGGTCGAGATCTTCGGCGAGCAGGTACAGGCCTTCGTCGCGGGCGGCGCCGATCTCATCTCCATGGAAACCTTTCTTGATGTCCGCGAACTGCGGGCGGCGGTGATCGCCTGCCGCGAATTCTCGAAACTGCCCATCATCGCCCAGATGACTTTCGACGATGCTGGGCGCACCGTCCTCGGCACCCCGCCGGAAGCTGCCGCCGTCACCCTCGACGCCCTCGGCGCCGACGTCATCGGTTCCAACTGCGGCCTCGGCATCGACGGTATCTACGCCATTCTCGAAAAGATGCGCACCGTGACCAGTCGCCCGCTCATCGCCCAGGCCAACGCCGGGCTGCCGCAACTGGTCGACGGCCAGACCGTCTTCCCCGGCACCCCCGAGGAGATGACCGCCTATCACGACCGCCTGATCGCCCTCGGTGCCCGCGTCATTGGCGGCTGCTGCGGCACCACCCCGGCCCATATCCGCGCCATCCGCGACGCCCTCGACGGGCGGAACCAGCGCTGGACGCCGCCCAAGCGCCGCGGCTTCCTCTCCAGCCGCTCGGCGGTGGTGGAGATCGGTGGCGCCGCCCCCTGCGCCATCATTGGCGAACGCATCAATCCCACCGGCAAGAAGGCCTACAGCGCCGAGTTGCGGGAAGGGAAGACCGCCTACATCCGTCGCGAGGCCCAGGAACAGACGCGGGTTGGGGCAGCATTGCTCGATGTCAACTGCGGCACCCCCGGGGTCGACGAACCGGCCGCCCTGGAACGGGCGGTCTACGCTGTCAGCGGCGTCAGCAGCGCACCGCTGGTCCTCGATTCCTCCGATCCGGCGGCCTTGGAGCGGGCGCTCAAGGCGGTGGACGGCAAAGTGCTGATCAACTCCGTTTCCGGCGAAGAAAAGAGCCGGCGCGTCATTTTGCCCCTGGCCCGCAAGTACGGCGCGGCGGTAATCGGTCTGGCGCTGGACGAGTCCGGCATCCCGGAAACCGCCGAAGGGCGGACGCGCGTCGCCGGCAAGATCCTGGAAGCGGCGCTGGCGGCGGGACTGCCGAAGGAGGATGTGGTCATCGACTGCCTGACCCTGACCGTCTCCGCCGAGCAGAAGCGGGCGATGGAGACGATCCGCGCCCTGCGCGCCGTGCGCGACGAACTGGGGCTGGCCACGGTCCTCGGCGTGAGCAACATCTCCTTCGGTCTGCCCAACCGGCCGGTCCTCTCGGCAACCTTCTTCGCCATGGCGCTGGAGGCCGGGCTCGCCGCCGCCATCGTCAATCCCAAAGAAGAACGGATGATGGACGCCTTCCGCGCGGCCATGGTCCTGCTCGGCAAGGATGAGCGGGCCGAGGAGTTTATCGCCGTCTACGGCGGCGCCCAGGCGGTGCCGACGGTGCCCAAGGGGGAAGGGCCGGAACCGGCGATCCGCGAGCTGCTCGGTTTCGCTGTCATTGAAGGGGACAAGGACGGCATCGTCGCGCTGGTGGAACGGGCTCTGGGCGAGGGGCTTTCTCCTCTGCAGATCAGCAACGAAGGACTCTTGTCGGGGTTGGAGGAGGTCGGGCGGCGCTTCGGCCGCAACCAGATCTTCCTCCCCCAGGTGATGCTCTCCGCCGAGACCATGCAGGCCGCCTTCGCCCGCCTCAAGCAGGAGCTGCGTGGGGACGCCGCGCAAAGCCTCGGTAAGATTCTGATGGCGACGGTCGAGGGGGATATCCACGACATCGGCAAGAATATCGTCTGCACCCTGCTTGAAAATCACGGCTTCGAGGTCATCGACCTGGGCAAGAACGTTCCCGCCGCGCGCATTCTCGACGCCGCGCAAAAGCATCAGGTCGATGCCGTCGGCCTTTCGGCGCTGATGACCACGACCTTGCAACAGATGGAGGTCGTTCTGGGGCAGCTGCGCGCGGCCGGAATCAAGGTCTTCACCATGGTCGGCGGCGCCGTCGTCACCCAGGATTACGCCGACGCTATCGGCGCCGATCTCTATGCTGCCGACGCCCTCGAAGCGGTGGCCAAAGTCAAGGCGTTGCTCGCCCGTTGATGCCCGGAGGCCGGGCCGGGCGGGCCTTGCGCCATTTCGCGTAATGTGTTAACAATGAACCGTTATTTCACTGGGTCGCGAGGCGCGCATGGTTTTCGGTTTCAATCATAATTTTCGTTACAAGGGGGGCGTTTACCACGTCCAGACCGAGGACAGCGGGGAGAAAAATCCCCAGGTCGTCACTCTCCTTTACCACGGCGGCACCATTCTCGCGTCGACCAAGACCTCTTACGCCGATCAGCTCGGTGTCGATCAGTTGGAAAAACAGGTCGAAGAGCTGATGAAGCAGCAGCACCGGGATATGCTGCGGCGGCTCAAGGAGGGGGAATTCGACGGCCGCATCGAGAACCTCAAGTTCGCTGCCGCCACTGAACTCCCCGTCGCTCCCGTCTCCGGTGTTGCCGCCGATCCGTCTCCTGCCGCGCCTTCCCCGGCCGCTCCGGTTTCCGTTCCGCCGGCCGCTTCCTCCCCCCCGTCGCCGGCCGTTTCACCACCGGCGCCTGCCCAGCCCGTACCGGTTCCGGCAACCGCCCCGGTTGTGACCGCATCCCCGGCGGTCAAGCCGCCGGCGCCGAAACCGGTCGCCGAACCCAGCCTCGACGACATCATTCTCTCCTATCTCATGGGCGAGGATTCTTGAAGGATGATCAGGTTCGCTCCGCGATGGGGTTTCATCGGAAACCAGCGGGGGGTCACCCTGCTGACGGTGCTGGTCATGGTGGTGGTCATCGGCCTCACCCTCGGCATGGCCGGAACGAATTGGCGTGCGCTCATGCAGCGGGAACGGGAGGAAGAACTCTTCTGGCGCGGCGATCAGTACCGGCGCGCCATTGAAAGCTATCAGCAGGTCAATCACGGCGGCCTGCAACGCTACCCCGAGCGTCTCGAAGACCTGCTGCGCGACCCGCGTTCCCTGCAGGTCAAACGCCATCTGCGGCGGCTCTATTCCGACCCCATGACCGGTGGCGACTGGGTGCTGGTGAAGGATCCCGCCGGGGGAGTCAAGGGGGTGCGCAGTTCGAGCAACGACGAGCCCTTCAAAAAGGATAATTTCCCCGAGGAATACGATACCTTCGTCGATCGGGGCAAATACAGCGAATGGGAGTTTTCCTACACGCCCGAAAAAACTCGCGCCGGAAGCACCGCGGGCGCGGGTGTTCCGACCGCCGCCGGGAATCTCCCGGCCAACTGATTGAAAGCCTGGGTGCGCATTGTTTTTCAAGAGCCTCGTCACGCGCGTCATCATTCTGCATATCCTGCTGCTGGTCATCGGCATCAGTGTCCTGACCCTGTTCCATCTGCGGCGGGAGCAGGGGCACCTGGTCGGCTCGACCCGGCAGAATGCCACTCTGCTTTTGGCCACCATCGAAAAGGCGATCTTCAACGCCATGTGCACCGGGCAGAACGACGAGGTGCAGGTCATTCTCCAGTCCATCGGTGAAAACCCCCAGCTTGCCGCCCTGCGCATCTTCTCGCCCGACGGCACCATTCTCAAGTCGGCGCACCCCGAGGAGATCGGTCGGCAGGTCGGTTTCAACGAACTGGCGCTCTTTCAGAACCGTCGCGACCACGCGATTTTTCGCTACGGCGACAAAGAGCTGCTCGGGGTACTCAGGCCGATCATGGCCGATCGCCGCTGCTACAGCTGCCACGGCAGCGGGCACCAGGTGCTCGGGCTACTCAACCTGAACTACTCCCTCGCCGACACCCGCCAGAAGTTGCGGGAGTCGACCCAGTTTTTCCTCGTTTCCACCCTCGTCATCCTGGCCGTGCTCTCGGCCGGGGCCGCTTTTCTGCTGCTGCGTTTCGTGCGCCGGCCGATTCATTCCCTGGCCGAACAGATGGCCAAGGTCGAACAGGGGGATCTGAGCGGCCGGGTCACCCCTCTCGCTTCCGACGAAATGGGCAGCTTGGCCGGCAGTTTCAACTCGATGGTCGACAACCTCGAGAAGGCGCGCAAAACCCTGGAGCAGTACCACTATCAGCAAATGGTACGAGCCGATCGTCTGGCTTCCGTGGGTGAAATGGCCTCCGGCGTGGCGCATGAAATCAAGAACCCCCTGGCCGGGATCGGCAGCGCCATCGCCGTGCTCGCCGATGATTTTCCCGAGGACGACCCCCGGCGGCGGATTGTCGCCGAGGTGCTCGAACAGCTCAACCGTCTCAACAAGACCGCCAGCGATCTCCTCTACTTCGGCAAGCCCGGCGACCCTGATCCCGCCTTTGTCGATCTCAACGAACTGGTCAACAAGACCCTCTTTTTTATCGCCCAGCATCCGGAATCGCGCAACGTTCATCGCATCAAGATTCTCGATCGTGAGCTGACGCCCGTCTGGGCCGACGAAAAGCAGTTGCAGCAAGTGCTCTTCAATGTGATGATCAATGCCCTGCAAGCCATGACGGCGGGGGGCTCCCTGACCGTGGAGACCGCCCGCGTCGACCACGACGGCCAGATAATGGCCCGAATCATCGTTAGCGACACCGGTCCGGGTATCGCCGAAAAGGAACTGGAGAAGATTTTCTCCCCCTTCTATACCACCAAGACCCAGGGGACCGGGTTGGGCCTGGCCATCTGCCGCCGCCTGATGGAGCAGCAAGGGGGAGGCATTCGGGTTGAAAGCCGTCTCGGCGAAGGTTCCGTCTTTACCATTGAAATCCCCATCCCCAGCGGGGAAACCGCCAACTGCCAAAGAGGATAACCGTGCGCCAACAGAAGATACTGGTCGTCGACGATGAACATCTGATTCGCTGGTCTTTGGAACAGAATCTCAAGAAGCAAGGGTACGAAGTCGTTACCGCCGCCACTGGCGAGGACGCCCTCAAACTGCTCAAGGACGATGTTCCCGACCTGATGCTTCTCGATATCCAACTCCCCGGCATCGACGGCCTGGCCGTGCTGGAGCGGGTCAAGGAGATGGAGGAGGAGATCATCGTCATCATGGTCACCGCTCTGGGCGTACTCGAAACCGCGGTCAAGGCCATGCGCATGGGCGCCTACGATTACATCAACAAGCCCTTCAATCTCGACGAGCTGGCGATCGTCATCAAAAAGGCGCTCGAAACGGGCGAGCTCAGACGTGAGGTGGCGCATCTGCGCTCCGAGCAGTCCCGCAAGTACGGCTCCGGCAGCATCATCGGTCGCAGCCGGCACATGCAGAATGTCCTCACCATGGTCGATAAGGTCGCCAAGAGCGACGCCGGCACCATTCTCATCCAGGGGGAGAGCGGCACCGGCAAGGAACTGATCGCCAAGGCCATCCATTACCAGAGTGGCCGCGCTGAGCGCCCCTTTATGGCCATCAACTGCGCGGCGGTGCCGGAAACCCTGCTCGAAAGCGAGCTGATGGGCCATGAGCGGGGCGCCTTCACCGACGCCAAGGTGCAGAAGAAAGGCCTGTTGGAGATGGCCGACGGCGGCACCCTCTTTCTCGACGAGATCGGCGACATGGCCCCCGGCATGCAGGCCAAGCTGCTACGGGTGCTGGAGGATCGTTCCTTCCGCCGGGTCGGCGGCACCAAGGATATTCAGGTCGACGTGCGCATTATCTCGGCGACCAACAAGGATCTGCTCCAGGCGATCGAAGAAAAAGTCTTTCGCGCCGATCTCTACTACCGCATCCAGGTCATTCCCATCCACCTGCCGGCTCTGCGTGAACGGCGGGACGACATCATGCCCCTGGTCGAGCATTTCATCGCCCACTTCAACCGGGAGTTCGGCAAATCGGTCAAGGGCGTTTCGAAAATGGCGGAAAAGTTCCTCACCGAGTACGCCTGGCCCGGCAACATCCGCGAGCTGCGCAATATCATCGAACGGGCGATCATCCTCGAAAACGAAGAAACCCTGCTGCTCGAACACCTGCCTCAGGAACTGGTCGCCAAGACCGGCGGTTCCTCCGTCGGGCCTTTCAGCGTTCATCTGCCCGAGGAAGGGATCGATATTGAGGATGTCGAGCGGGAGCTGATTCGCCAGGCCTTGGAAACCTCCGAAGGCAACCAGTCGAAGGCGGCCAAGAAGCTCAATCTCGGTATCGACGCCTTCCGTTACCGGATGAAAAAGTTTGGTTTCCTCTGATCGGGAAAAGCGAGAAAACCATCCATCTTTCGGGTCTGTCGGCCATTTGACGGCAGCATGGTCTTTTCCCGTTTTTTTGACAGGGCGCGGTGCGCGGTAAATCG
The nucleotide sequence above comes from Desulfuromonas acetexigens. Encoded proteins:
- a CDS encoding putative metallopeptidase — translated: MGRTLTLDLSVQLAALCRHLTESLPELSHIDPKQVLFAIARSRAEGRHGLLARIAPLRFAGGARELTRRRGPWRETYRMPTLSHDGREIRYLVTVFVPRFLRLPFAEKLATVIHELYHISATCDGDIRRFPGRNFAHGSSRAGFDRIVARLADTYLQSSPPPDLLAFLHLAENVWQEGALRLTGLRVPIPRAKLIARTRA
- the murI gene encoding glutamate racemase, whose protein sequence is MSERAIGVFDSGVGGLTVLKEMLRLLPGEELVYLGDTARVPYGSKSPATVLRYALEAAAFLVEQRVKMLVVACNTASSVALDELEERFRLPVVGVIEPGARKAVAVTRSRRVGVIGTEGTIASGAYTRAIHALDPTIAVFSAPCPLFVPLAEEGWAEHSVALLTAREYLAPLMAKGIDTLVLGCTHYPLLKSTLRQVLGDEVALVDSAEETSRTVEAMLNGHRLPRQSDPGGPRFFVTDIPTRFVRVGGAFLGRDLNGVTQVSLD
- a CDS encoding GerMN domain-containing protein; the encoded protein is MVTPQKKPLNKLLPALVIVLLGVAGVLLGRFLFAPSKPPVPPPPPPPVMREVQLYFATVAGDGLVVETGRIEDCQVLEDCLRRTLEALVAGPAGPLVPVLPPGTRVQTVTIDGATAWVSFSRELVSGHPGGSMSELLTVQALANTLAANFSHIRQIRILIEGEPVQTLKGHVDLRGPITADFSPARPRLDAGAAQPNEE
- a CDS encoding homocysteine S-methyltransferase family protein, which produces MADFLQAIKEQVLVLDGAMGTMLQERGLQAGASPEAMNLEAPAVVEGVHRAYAEAGADILVSNTFGGSRSKLAHYGLEGRVAEINRAGVEIVRRAAGSGQFVAASIGPTGRFLQPVGDAGFDEMVEIFGEQVQAFVAGGADLISMETFLDVRELRAAVIACREFSKLPIIAQMTFDDAGRTVLGTPPEAAAVTLDALGADVIGSNCGLGIDGIYAILEKMRTVTSRPLIAQANAGLPQLVDGQTVFPGTPEEMTAYHDRLIALGARVIGGCCGTTPAHIRAIRDALDGRNQRWTPPKRRGFLSSRSAVVEIGGAAPCAIIGERINPTGKKAYSAELREGKTAYIRREAQEQTRVGAALLDVNCGTPGVDEPAALERAVYAVSGVSSAPLVLDSSDPAALERALKAVDGKVLINSVSGEEKSRRVILPLARKYGAAVIGLALDESGIPETAEGRTRVAGKILEAALAAGLPKEDVVIDCLTLTVSAEQKRAMETIRALRAVRDELGLATVLGVSNISFGLPNRPVLSATFFAMALEAGLAAAIVNPKEERMMDAFRAAMVLLGKDERAEEFIAVYGGAQAVPTVPKGEGPEPAIRELLGFAVIEGDKDGIVALVERALGEGLSPLQISNEGLLSGLEEVGRRFGRNQIFLPQVMLSAETMQAAFARLKQELRGDAAQSLGKILMATVEGDIHDIGKNIVCTLLENHGFEVIDLGKNVPAARILDAAQKHQVDAVGLSALMTTTLQQMEVVLGQLRAAGIKVFTMVGGAVVTQDYADAIGADLYAADALEAVAKVKALLAR
- a CDS encoding sensor histidine kinase, with translation MFFKSLVTRVIILHILLLVIGISVLTLFHLRREQGHLVGSTRQNATLLLATIEKAIFNAMCTGQNDEVQVILQSIGENPQLAALRIFSPDGTILKSAHPEEIGRQVGFNELALFQNRRDHAIFRYGDKELLGVLRPIMADRRCYSCHGSGHQVLGLLNLNYSLADTRQKLRESTQFFLVSTLVILAVLSAGAAFLLLRFVRRPIHSLAEQMAKVEQGDLSGRVTPLASDEMGSLAGSFNSMVDNLEKARKTLEQYHYQQMVRADRLASVGEMASGVAHEIKNPLAGIGSAIAVLADDFPEDDPRRRIVAEVLEQLNRLNKTASDLLYFGKPGDPDPAFVDLNELVNKTLFFIAQHPESRNVHRIKILDRELTPVWADEKQLQQVLFNVMINALQAMTAGGSLTVETARVDHDGQIMARIIVSDTGPGIAEKELEKIFSPFYTTKTQGTGLGLAICRRLMEQQGGGIRVESRLGEGSVFTIEIPIPSGETANCQRG
- a CDS encoding sigma-54-dependent transcriptional regulator, producing MRQQKILVVDDEHLIRWSLEQNLKKQGYEVVTAATGEDALKLLKDDVPDLMLLDIQLPGIDGLAVLERVKEMEEEIIVIMVTALGVLETAVKAMRMGAYDYINKPFNLDELAIVIKKALETGELRREVAHLRSEQSRKYGSGSIIGRSRHMQNVLTMVDKVAKSDAGTILIQGESGTGKELIAKAIHYQSGRAERPFMAINCAAVPETLLESELMGHERGAFTDAKVQKKGLLEMADGGTLFLDEIGDMAPGMQAKLLRVLEDRSFRRVGGTKDIQVDVRIISATNKDLLQAIEEKVFRADLYYRIQVIPIHLPALRERRDDIMPLVEHFIAHFNREFGKSVKGVSKMAEKFLTEYAWPGNIRELRNIIERAIILENEETLLLEHLPQELVAKTGGSSVGPFSVHLPEEGIDIEDVERELIRQALETSEGNQSKAAKKLNLGIDAFRYRMKKFGFL